The genomic DNA GGGCGCTACGAGAAAGGGGATCGGCTGGTAGAGCATCATGAACCTCAGATGGCGCCAGCCATCGGAGAACGAGCGGAGCTTTGATCCACCCCTCCGCCTCGGATAGTAATCGATCGGAGACTCTGCAATCCTGAGACCCCTCCGGGATGCCTCGACCAGCATCTCCGAGGCGAACTCCATCCCCGCAGTTCTCAGCCGCATCTTCTTCAGGGCATCTCTCCTTATCGCTCTGAGACCGCAGTGCGCATCTGAGACTCTGATGGAGTAGAGATGGTTGAGGATCCATGTGAGTGCTGGATTCCCGATGTATCTGTGAAGCGCTGGCATCGCCCCAGGATGTATCCTGCCGCGAAGCCTGCTGCCCATCGCCAGGTCCGCGCCGTCGTCGAGCAGCTTCAAAAGCTTCGGGATGTCCTCAGGGGCGTATGTCAGATCTCCGTCCATGAGCACGATGTAATCCCCCGATGCCACCTCGAAGCCCTTGAGGTACGCCCTTCCGTATCCGAGCGCTTCAGATCTCACCACCCTGGCGCCGTGGCTTTCCGCTATCCTGGGGGTTTCATCATCAGAGCTGTCGATAACGATTATCTCCCACACAGAGGCAACGCTCTGAAGAACAGCGCGCGATCTTCTTATGCATTCGCCGATCGTATCTGCCTCGTTCAGGGTGGGTATGATGAGACTGACAGAGCGCACATACGGCCAATGACATGCGGTACTTATAAGGGTTTGTGAGGCGCGGGGACCTGTTTGAATAAGAGCTGAATTCAGAAATCTTGGCTTGCTGTTTTTGGATGACGGGGATACTTAATTCTTATCCGGAGAGGTTCGGCGCGGCCACAATAATATCTATTGGATAGAGTACTTGTCCGGATAGGATCTAAGGCCAGAAATCCGGACCCTACCGCCTTCTGCAGGTCGAAAACACATGATCATTATTCGGACAGGTCTGAATAGAGTGTATGTGATTGTAAGCCCGCATGCAATAAAAGGCATGTTAAATGGTGTAGGCATTTGAGATGCTGGTTGGTCTTCCCAAAATGTCTAGGCATAGCAGGCTATACCCTCCGTATTGTGCTTTCATGCTAATCTCCCGCTCTGTTGATGCTACTTACACCAAAATATTTATTAATATGGGT from Methanothrix thermoacetophila PT includes the following:
- a CDS encoding glycosyltransferase family 2 protein, producing MRSVSLIIPTLNEADTIGECIRRSRAVLQSVASVWEIIVIDSSDDETPRIAESHGARVVRSEALGYGRAYLKGFEVASGDYIVLMDGDLTYAPEDIPKLLKLLDDGADLAMGSRLRGRIHPGAMPALHRYIGNPALTWILNHLYSIRVSDAHCGLRAIRRDALKKMRLRTAGMEFASEMLVEASRRGLRIAESPIDYYPRRRGGSKLRSFSDGWRHLRFMMLYQPIPFLVAPGALVMSLGMMLTVGVLLVSRSSELRMHSLILGIMMLFIGYQTFLAGVHFSIFGATHGIASSWLAERLLSYHSLEKEILLGMAFIIAGIAIGGKVLMSWISAGFGSLAEVQSAMIAMVLSMIGIQTIFSGMLISLFLLTDGRD